A window of Lacibacter sediminis contains these coding sequences:
- a CDS encoding peroxiredoxin, which yields MSLRLGDVAPNFQAKTSIGDIDFYEYLGDGWGVLFSHPADYTPVCTTELGKTALLKHEFEKRNVKVLALSVDGVTNHKGWISDINETQHTNVEFPIIADEDRKVAGLYDMIHPNASETATVRSLFIIGPDKKVKLFITYPASTGRNFQEVLRVIDSLQLTANYSVATPADWKDGEDVIVALSVTTDAAVEKFPKGIKIVKPYLRYTPQPNK from the coding sequence ATGAGTTTACGTTTAGGTGATGTAGCGCCAAATTTTCAGGCGAAAACAAGCATTGGTGATATTGATTTTTATGAATACTTGGGTGATGGTTGGGGTGTTTTGTTTTCGCATCCTGCTGATTATACACCTGTGTGCACGACTGAGCTTGGCAAAACAGCTTTATTAAAACATGAGTTTGAAAAGCGTAATGTAAAAGTGTTGGCATTAAGTGTTGATGGAGTTACAAATCATAAAGGCTGGATCAGTGATATTAATGAAACACAGCATACGAATGTTGAGTTTCCAATCATTGCTGATGAAGACAGAAAAGTAGCAGGTCTTTATGATATGATTCACCCCAATGCATCTGAAACGGCAACCGTACGTTCTTTGTTTATCATAGGTCCCGATAAGAAAGTAAAACTGTTTATTACTTATCCTGCTTCAACAGGTCGTAATTTCCAGGAAGTGTTACGTGTAATTGATTCATTGCAACTAACAGCAAATTACAGTGTTGCTACACCTGCTGATTGGAAAGATGGTGAAGATGTGATTGTTGCACTGTCAGTTACTACAGATGCAGCCGTAGAGAAGTTTCCAAAAGGTATAAAAATAGTAAAGCCTTATTTACGTTATACTCCGCAACCCAATAAGTGA
- a CDS encoding RluA family pseudouridine synthase, whose translation MKNKLEIIAETDHWIALNKPSGLLSIPDRKQSEPSLKDWLNEKYDKVWVVHRLDKFTSGLIVFAKDEETHKLLSKQFEDRTVEKFYLGLVHGTLANKEGSVDAAIMEHPAKNATYITHAKGRASLTDYKVLEEHGLYSWMQFQIHTGRTHQIRVHMKHIGHPIVCDEVYGTATPILLSSMKRKKFKLAKSEEEERPLLNRLALHAWKLTFTDVDGKKVELEATLSKDLRALLQQFEKWIK comes from the coding sequence ATGAAGAATAAACTCGAAATTATTGCCGAAACCGATCATTGGATCGCACTCAACAAGCCATCCGGTTTATTATCTATTCCCGATCGCAAACAAAGTGAACCGTCATTAAAAGATTGGCTGAATGAAAAATACGATAAGGTGTGGGTGGTTCATCGTTTAGATAAATTCACCAGCGGCTTGATCGTATTTGCAAAGGATGAAGAAACGCATAAACTTCTTTCCAAACAGTTTGAAGATCGTACAGTAGAGAAATTCTATCTCGGTCTTGTACACGGCACCCTGGCAAATAAAGAAGGAAGTGTTGACGCAGCTATCATGGAACATCCTGCAAAAAATGCAACCTATATTACACATGCAAAAGGCAGGGCTTCATTAACTGATTATAAGGTACTGGAAGAACATGGATTGTACTCCTGGATGCAATTTCAAATTCATACAGGACGCACACACCAGATACGTGTACACATGAAGCATATTGGGCACCCGATCGTTTGCGATGAAGTATATGGCACAGCCACTCCTATTCTCCTTTCATCCATGAAAAGAAAAAAATTTAAACTCGCAAAGTCGGAAGAGGAAGAGCGACCGTTACTGAATCGTCTTGCATTGCATGCCTGGAAACTTACGTTTACAGATGTTGATGGGAAGAAGGTTGAATTGGAAGCAACCTTATCAAAAGATCTTCGGGCATTGCTGCAACAGTTTGAAAAATGGATCAAATAA
- a CDS encoding pseudouridine synthase, with protein MTKKSFGNFQIQKSNAQKKEEFRQEKKKARADKNEYFAKKKAEERSLRPQATRAQKKDDGYVAKAQTPAEPITFKRENTNGEMPLNKYLAHCGVCSRREAAEVIKTGTVLVNGKVINEPGHKVTDKDEVKVNGKKISIQKELVYILLNKPKDYITTSEDPQGRRTIMDLMRGVSTNRIYPVGRLDRNTTGVLLLTNDGELTQKLSHPSFQVKKVYEVTLDKPLEKKDFEKLLNGVTLEDGFIAPDALGYADPKNKKIVGIEIHSGRNRIVRRMFESLGYDVKGLDRVLFANLTKKNVDRGKWRYLNEKEVRLLKFLNKSFVKKKEETKGKNRDEE; from the coding sequence ATGACAAAAAAGAGTTTTGGCAATTTTCAAATCCAGAAAAGCAACGCACAAAAGAAAGAAGAGTTCCGCCAGGAAAAGAAAAAGGCAAGAGCCGATAAGAACGAATACTTCGCCAAAAAGAAAGCAGAAGAACGAAGTTTAAGACCCCAAGCTACAAGAGCTCAGAAAAAAGACGATGGATATGTGGCAAAAGCACAAACTCCTGCTGAACCAATTACGTTTAAACGAGAAAATACAAATGGCGAAATGCCATTGAACAAATATCTGGCGCATTGTGGTGTTTGCAGCCGAAGAGAAGCAGCGGAAGTGATTAAAACCGGAACCGTATTGGTAAACGGAAAAGTAATTAATGAGCCCGGACATAAAGTAACCGACAAGGACGAAGTAAAAGTAAACGGCAAAAAGATCAGTATCCAAAAGGAGCTGGTTTACATCCTTCTCAACAAACCAAAAGATTATATCACTACTTCAGAAGATCCGCAGGGAAGACGGACAATTATGGATCTGATGAGAGGTGTGTCAACCAACCGCATTTATCCTGTTGGCCGTTTAGACAGAAATACAACCGGTGTGTTGTTATTAACCAATGATGGTGAGCTCACACAAAAATTATCGCATCCCAGTTTCCAGGTGAAGAAGGTGTATGAAGTAACACTCGATAAACCGTTGGAGAAAAAAGATTTCGAAAAACTGTTGAACGGTGTTACACTCGAAGATGGTTTTATTGCACCTGATGCATTGGGCTATGCTGATCCAAAAAATAAAAAGATCGTAGGTATTGAAATACACAGCGGACGTAATCGTATTGTACGCCGCATGTTTGAATCGCTTGGTTATGATGTGAAAGGATTAGATCGTGTACTGTTTGCCAATCTCACCAAAAAGAATGTTGACCGTGGCAAATGGCGTTACCTCAACGAAAAAGAAGTTCGCCTTCTTAAATTCCTCAACAAGTCGTTTGTAAAAAAGAAAGAAGAAACTAAAGGCAAGAACAGAGATGAAGAATAA
- a CDS encoding 6-bladed beta-propeller has protein sequence MRNFFLALLMLMTYVAGGQSPQTLYFDPSSTIGAPASRIFESITYIPLETTRQSLFGQISRLIVTSQYFIIFDYDTQALYFFDKSGKFIKKYKDEKYTLGNMQFFEKQNALYLLQVNRNFKPTQEYIDELVRNPFSKDSRKYAKAVLYDLTDIQKEQIKEVPDFTIYMANPFYFNSKEWLYSIVLEDKDAKDSIDYELKVSDGNKILRSYFPYSKTNSSYLADPGNIDFFPTNKPNILYFTRPYNYSIYQFTSDSITALYNFVLPFENTVPKMFFTKQFSSRNELREYKQTNPGYVWEINGLVPFNNYLFFSLDYQKRDRRFLFDKNGNRFYNINRITPDSSNAFLPVMGWNIQYYDNSALYSSISSDAMFRSKETEVNKKPVYSPLLKTYFEKSKSSANPVIIILKPLSKTK, from the coding sequence ATGAGAAATTTTTTCTTAGCCCTTCTTATGTTGATGACCTATGTAGCCGGAGGGCAATCTCCCCAAACCCTTTATTTCGACCCATCCTCTACCATTGGCGCACCAGCATCAAGGATCTTTGAAAGCATTACTTATATACCTCTTGAAACAACCAGGCAAAGTCTGTTTGGACAAATAAGCCGCTTGATTGTAACTTCTCAATATTTCATCATTTTCGATTACGATACACAGGCTCTTTATTTTTTCGATAAGTCAGGAAAATTTATCAAAAAGTATAAAGACGAAAAATACACGCTGGGCAATATGCAGTTTTTCGAGAAGCAGAACGCACTGTATCTATTGCAGGTAAACAGGAATTTCAAACCAACACAGGAGTACATCGATGAACTCGTTCGCAATCCTTTTTCAAAGGACAGCAGGAAATATGCAAAGGCAGTTCTTTATGACCTTACAGATATTCAAAAAGAACAGATCAAAGAAGTGCCTGACTTTACGATTTACATGGCCAACCCTTTTTACTTTAATTCAAAGGAATGGTTATACAGCATTGTACTTGAAGATAAAGACGCAAAAGACTCTATTGACTATGAATTGAAGGTATCTGACGGTAATAAAATTCTTCGCTCTTATTTTCCGTACTCAAAAACAAATTCATCGTATTTAGCTGATCCAGGCAATATTGATTTCTTTCCTACAAACAAGCCGAACATATTATACTTCACCCGCCCTTACAATTATTCGATTTATCAATTCACATCAGATAGCATCACTGCACTATACAATTTTGTACTTCCTTTTGAAAACACGGTGCCGAAGATGTTTTTCACGAAACAATTCAGCTCACGCAATGAGTTAAGAGAATACAAACAAACTAATCCCGGCTACGTGTGGGAAATAAACGGATTAGTCCCTTTTAACAACTACCTGTTTTTCTCGCTGGATTATCAAAAACGTGACCGTCGGTTTTTATTCGATAAAAATGGCAATCGGTTTTACAATATCAACAGAATAACACCTGACAGTAGCAATGCTTTCCTGCCAGTCATGGGTTGGAATATCCAATACTATGACAACTCAGCTTTGTACAGCAGTATATCATCCGATGCCATGTTTCGTTCCAAAGAAACAGAGGTTAATAAAAAACCTGTCTATTCGCCTTTATTGAAAACCTATTTTGAAAAGAGTAAATCTTCAGCAAACCCTGTTATCATCATCTTGAAACCACTCTCAAAAACCAAATGA
- a CDS encoding outer membrane beta-barrel protein, translating to MKLITILLLLLPCIIFSQEKTTGPVGTVTGLVKDSANDYALESVTVLVYKKSDSTLLNYQLTNTSGEFSFDKLPLNVSLLISLTSSGYKSFSKTIKLDSANSSFSFGTIQLGTNFKNLDEVVIEAVLPIRMNGDTLEINPAAFKLDSNAVVEDMLRKVPGVTLWGDGTVTVNGKKVTNVYVDGKPFFGNDPAIATQNLPKNAIDKIQVYTEEDRTKTAAERTAADSLLTMNIKLKADKKNGYFGKGGVGIGTDQRFEGDLGLQAYNKKTRLGIGAAMNNINKGVDDLQSLLGETTFRSFNPRNRYVANFGGQGINKIYFVGANLQHSFIETTNNQRTNELSIDLTGRGNVNNVSSTTNGTSTTGTGALYTSSTRNSTQDNDTKTIGLSYNKRDRDKDLGFRISANETKGFGNSSSTSKSERDSVGVVSENVESSQSQTTNRNINFSGNFQNKDSDERNLKSFSLRFNSGYSENQNIRNTLTDFDSYENPARNTSLNRLYNSNSNNWNGGVNFTYNALKRLLFGSNNLWNINVRVTNNFQVSKSDVTYNVSDFDSTGKVYVVNNKITNLHQNTRISEDPALNLSKAFTKNLSNRYYRTITFSTNLGGQFLWEKDRSNFSNRNLTRDFAFFTPNSNIAYFYQKTNGYNINFNVNHSKNYSIPGLDQLYPIIDSTNRYYFNYGGAFLKPSATNSFGFNFNYNRGNNRNKKADINFNLNGNIGRVKNAIADSSNIYNDGSRDVYLINIDGRKTWSLFGNINTSIKLKKNVLQFTYSGSVFNSQSPNYIDQIFSISRTQNFNNSLRVYFAVTDIINFSLSQGVNMSNSKQTGGKLQSFNNKNYVTSASMNLQYPKDLTLSSTLNYVKNVASKQTSMLWNAYISYRFMKSKQIEAKFSAMDILRQNRNIFISSGSNGINTTVTNGLEQFYMLTISYFPRKFGVGQGGGNRRGPGGGNGPGVRMGGRQ from the coding sequence ATGAAATTAATTACCATTCTACTGCTTCTTCTTCCATGCATTATTTTTTCCCAGGAGAAAACAACAGGCCCTGTTGGTACTGTTACCGGACTAGTAAAAGATTCTGCAAACGATTATGCACTTGAGTCCGTAACTGTGCTTGTTTACAAAAAAAGTGATTCAACTTTATTAAACTACCAACTTACAAACACATCGGGTGAGTTTAGTTTTGATAAACTGCCGCTGAATGTGTCTTTACTCATCAGCCTTACATCATCAGGATACAAATCATTTTCAAAAACGATAAAACTCGACAGCGCCAATTCATCTTTCAGCTTTGGCACCATTCAACTCGGTACAAATTTTAAAAATCTTGATGAAGTAGTGATTGAAGCCGTATTGCCGATTCGTATGAATGGCGATACATTGGAAATAAATCCCGCAGCATTTAAACTCGATTCAAATGCAGTTGTGGAAGATATGCTGCGCAAAGTTCCCGGTGTTACACTTTGGGGCGATGGTACTGTAACAGTGAATGGAAAAAAAGTAACCAATGTGTATGTTGATGGTAAACCTTTCTTTGGAAACGATCCTGCTATTGCAACGCAAAACTTACCAAAGAATGCCATTGACAAAATACAGGTGTACACAGAAGAAGACCGTACAAAAACTGCAGCCGAACGAACAGCTGCTGATTCGTTGCTGACGATGAATATTAAACTCAAGGCGGATAAGAAGAATGGCTATTTTGGAAAAGGTGGCGTTGGTATTGGTACAGATCAACGTTTTGAGGGTGACCTGGGTTTACAGGCCTATAATAAAAAAACAAGGCTTGGCATTGGTGCAGCTATGAATAATATTAATAAAGGAGTTGACGATCTGCAATCCTTATTAGGTGAGACCACCTTCCGCAGCTTTAACCCACGTAACAGGTATGTTGCCAATTTTGGAGGACAGGGAATTAATAAAATATACTTTGTTGGCGCCAACCTTCAACATAGTTTTATTGAAACAACCAATAACCAACGCACAAACGAATTGTCAATTGATTTAACTGGTCGTGGTAATGTGAATAATGTAAGCTCAACCACAAATGGTACTTCCACAACAGGTACAGGAGCCTTGTATACATCATCAACCCGAAACTCCACACAGGATAACGATACAAAAACAATTGGGTTAAGCTATAATAAACGTGATAGAGATAAAGACCTCGGTTTTCGTATTTCGGCAAATGAAACAAAAGGTTTCGGCAATTCATCATCCACTTCAAAAAGTGAAAGAGATAGCGTGGGCGTGGTAAGTGAAAATGTGGAATCGTCTCAATCGCAAACAACCAACCGGAACATCAACTTCAGCGGCAATTTTCAAAACAAGGACAGTGATGAACGAAACCTGAAAAGTTTTTCTTTGCGTTTTAATTCCGGTTATAGCGAAAATCAAAACATACGAAATACGCTCACAGATTTTGATTCTTATGAGAACCCGGCACGAAATACGTCGTTAAATCGCCTTTATAATTCAAACTCCAACAATTGGAACGGAGGTGTGAACTTTACTTATAACGCACTTAAACGTTTACTGTTTGGCAGTAACAACCTTTGGAACATTAATGTAAGAGTAACAAATAACTTCCAGGTTAGTAAATCGGATGTTACTTATAACGTAAGTGATTTCGATTCTACAGGGAAAGTATATGTTGTCAATAATAAGATCACCAACCTGCATCAGAATACCCGAATAAGTGAAGATCCGGCTTTGAATTTGTCGAAAGCGTTTACGAAGAATCTGTCTAACCGGTACTATCGTACAATTACATTTTCGACAAATCTTGGTGGACAGTTTCTGTGGGAAAAAGATCGTTCAAATTTCTCTAACCGTAACCTGACCAGGGATTTTGCCTTCTTTACACCTAACTCAAATATTGCTTACTTCTATCAGAAAACAAACGGCTATAATATTAATTTCAATGTTAACCATTCAAAAAACTATTCTATTCCGGGCCTTGATCAATTGTATCCCATTATCGACAGCACCAATCGCTACTACTTCAATTACGGCGGAGCTTTTTTGAAACCTTCAGCAACTAACAGCTTTGGTTTTAACTTCAATTACAACAGGGGTAATAACAGAAATAAGAAAGCCGATATCAACTTCAATCTTAACGGTAACATTGGCAGAGTGAAAAATGCTATTGCCGACAGCAGTAATATTTATAATGATGGTAGCCGTGATGTCTATCTTATAAATATTGATGGTAGAAAGACCTGGAGCTTGTTTGGAAACATTAATACATCGATCAAGCTGAAAAAAAATGTGCTGCAATTCACTTACAGCGGATCTGTTTTTAACAGCCAGTCACCAAACTACATCGACCAGATATTTTCAATTTCACGTACGCAGAACTTCAACAATTCACTCCGTGTATATTTTGCAGTAACCGATATCATTAATTTCTCTTTATCGCAGGGAGTAAATATGAGTAACAGCAAACAAACAGGGGGCAAGTTGCAGTCGTTTAATAATAAAAACTATGTAACATCAGCGAGTATGAATCTGCAGTATCCCAAAGATCTTACATTGAGCAGCACACTGAATTATGTAAAGAATGTGGCCAGCAAACAAACATCCATGCTTTGGAATGCTTATATCAGTTACCGATTTATGAAAAGCAAACAAATTGAAGCTAAGTTTTCTGCAATGGACATTCTGCGGCAGAACAGGAACATCTTCATCAGCTCCGGTAGTAATGGAATCAACACAACCGTTACAAACGGCCTGGAACAATTTTATATGTTGACGATCTCCTATTTTCCACGAAAATTTGGTGTAGGGCAAGGTGGTGGCAATCGTCGTGGTCCTGGTGGTGGAAATGGACCCGGTGTGAGAATGGGCGGAAGGCAATAA
- the rlmN gene encoding 23S rRNA (adenine(2503)-C(2))-methyltransferase RlmN: MQVANERNIRHLSLEEITDFFESMGEKKFRAKQVYEWLWQKHAHSFADMTNLSKELRQKLGETFTLPALAVDATQYSADGTVKSRFRTHEGHLVEGVLIPTDERKTACVSSQIGCSLSCKFCATGYIDRKRNLNYDEIYDEVVLINQQSERVYEKKLTNIVFMGMGEPLLNYKNVLKAIERITSPDGLGMSPRRITVSTAGVAKQIRQLGDDEVRFKLALSLHAATDEKRHEIMPINDTNNIKSLIEALNHFYKKTGNEITFEYILFKDFNDSLKDADDLIKIYRQVPADLINIIEYNPIDLAKFQKPDEEVTNKFMAYLEKQKVNARLRRSRGKDIDAACGQLANKEGIN; the protein is encoded by the coding sequence ATGCAAGTAGCGAACGAGCGAAATATCCGCCACTTAAGTCTTGAAGAAATCACGGATTTCTTCGAAAGCATGGGGGAAAAGAAATTCAGGGCAAAACAAGTGTATGAATGGCTTTGGCAGAAGCATGCCCACAGCTTTGCCGACATGACCAATCTCAGCAAAGAACTCCGTCAAAAACTCGGTGAAACATTTACACTTCCAGCACTAGCAGTTGATGCCACGCAATATTCTGCTGATGGAACGGTAAAGTCAAGGTTCCGCACACACGAAGGTCATTTGGTGGAAGGTGTGTTGATCCCAACCGATGAACGCAAGACAGCTTGCGTTTCCTCGCAAATCGGTTGCTCACTCAGTTGTAAATTTTGTGCCACCGGTTACATCGATCGCAAGCGAAATCTCAATTATGATGAGATCTATGATGAAGTAGTGCTCATCAACCAGCAAAGTGAGCGTGTGTATGAAAAGAAGCTGACCAATATTGTTTTTATGGGGATGGGTGAACCGTTGCTCAATTATAAAAATGTGTTGAAAGCAATTGAACGTATTACTTCGCCTGACGGATTAGGCATGAGTCCACGCCGCATTACTGTTTCAACGGCGGGTGTGGCAAAACAGATCAGGCAATTGGGTGATGATGAAGTGCGTTTTAAACTGGCGTTGAGTTTACATGCCGCAACAGATGAAAAGCGCCATGAGATCATGCCCATCAATGATACCAACAACATTAAATCATTGATTGAAGCACTGAATCATTTTTATAAGAAGACAGGTAATGAAATTACATTTGAATATATCCTCTTCAAAGATTTTAATGATTCGTTGAAAGATGCAGATGACCTGATCAAAATTTACAGACAGGTTCCGGCCGATCTAATCAACATCATTGAATACAATCCAATTGACTTAGCAAAATTTCAAAAGCCCGATGAAGAAGTAACAAATAAATTCATGGCTTATTTAGAAAAACAAAAAGTGAATGCACGCTTAAGAAGAAGCCGTGGTAAAGATATTGATGCAGCCTGCGGACAGTTGGCAAATAAAGAAGGGATAAATTAA
- a CDS encoding acetyl-CoA C-acyltransferase: MNPVYIIDCIRTPIGRYGGALATVRPDDLLAHVIKALVHRNASIDLNAIEEVIAGAANQSGEDNRNVARMAALLAGLPVTVAGNTVNRLCASGLQAIMDSARAIANGDAELMIAGGVESMSRAPFVMPKQTDAFGRKAELYDTTLGWRFLNSRLSELYHPYSMGETAENVAKQWNISRHAQDEFALESQVKYAAAKAAGKWADEIIPVEAVQGKQVLVVQGDEHPRETSIEQLAKLKPAFANDGTVTAGNSSGINDGAAAMLLASEEAVKKYNLKPIAKIKSMAVAGVDPAIMGIGPVPATQKALERAGLTVSDLDLIELNEAFASQSIACIHDLGLDIQKVNVNGGAIAIGHPLGCSGVRISTTLLHEMKRRRSKYGLATMCVGVGQGAAVIYEMI; encoded by the coding sequence ATGAACCCAGTTTACATTATCGATTGCATCCGCACACCCATCGGCAGATATGGTGGTGCATTGGCCACTGTTCGTCCTGATGATCTGCTGGCTCACGTTATTAAAGCATTGGTACACCGCAATGCATCCATCGATTTAAATGCGATTGAAGAAGTAATTGCGGGTGCGGCAAACCAAAGTGGTGAGGATAACCGAAATGTGGCCCGTATGGCGGCACTTCTTGCCGGTTTACCTGTAACTGTTGCCGGAAATACCGTGAATCGTTTGTGTGCAAGTGGCTTGCAGGCGATCATGGATAGTGCAAGAGCAATTGCCAATGGCGATGCGGAATTGATGATTGCCGGCGGAGTGGAAAGTATGAGCCGGGCACCTTTTGTAATGCCGAAACAGACTGACGCTTTTGGACGAAAAGCAGAACTCTACGACACAACACTTGGCTGGCGCTTTTTAAATTCCCGTCTTTCCGAATTATATCATCCCTACAGCATGGGTGAAACGGCCGAGAATGTTGCGAAGCAGTGGAATATTTCAAGGCATGCACAAGATGAGTTTGCATTAGAAAGCCAGGTGAAATATGCCGCTGCAAAAGCAGCAGGTAAATGGGCTGATGAAATTATTCCTGTTGAAGCAGTACAAGGCAAGCAGGTGTTAGTTGTTCAGGGCGATGAACATCCGAGAGAAACAAGTATTGAACAGTTAGCCAAATTAAAGCCAGCCTTTGCAAATGACGGAACTGTTACAGCAGGTAATTCAAGCGGTATTAATGATGGTGCTGCAGCTATGTTGTTGGCGAGTGAAGAAGCAGTGAAAAAATATAACCTCAAACCAATTGCTAAAATAAAATCCATGGCAGTGGCTGGAGTTGATCCGGCTATTATGGGCATCGGTCCCGTGCCTGCTACACAAAAAGCATTGGAGCGGGCTGGCCTTACCGTTAGCGATCTTGATCTGATCGAGTTGAATGAAGCATTTGCTTCACAAAGCATTGCCTGTATTCATGATCTGGGTCTTGATATACAAAAAGTAAATGTAAACGGTGGAGCTATTGCAATTGGTCATCCGTTGGGTTGCAGTGGTGTACGCATCTCTACAACCTTGTTGCATGAAATGAAAAGAAGAAGAAGTAAGTATGGTTTAGCAACCATGTGTGTGGGAGTGGGGCAAGGTGCAGCGGTGATTTATGAAATGATCTGA